A region from the Stygiolobus caldivivus genome encodes:
- a CDS encoding protein kinase domain-containing protein, whose amino-acid sequence MEKPANNKLFISALVAFLILISYAIIFRDLYAVPGLVSAVISIKSAYNRKFSKYTLFLSAITSVISFPSPFYLISVLVVIYVFYEYYAGTLIAGMIEIVLIIVSVLYKVIPPFTVPEYILGLVTSLPLTYLTVMNLRAYKGKDFTIVTFRAKGLPKGLPWFIDLNGNVIPTSDPEINIISEGGSWVTCPVKDSNSFYVPTNYKGSVVAGDYVEINFKQTQDSDVLKGYEECTVSFIPLNIPKELEFSVTVNGNKYTGKSRVIVPVFDQPFVKWEVEKVSFGDVIFEPKQKSGTALRGSVVGIEFEPKIVKRALDIKNWDPKVWVGTKLYGYNVVDTVSEGGSSYVLKGEKDNRYYAIKILKPSFSRSQTVALREFTDLFKESNNLVKLSNGNPYLVKVSGIFADVNQIASVLRGDTETYLKYPPAIVTEFMSGGTAKELFVNYFSPSKDWYEIVRIVIKYTAIALEYMHSNGYIHLDVKPQNIFFSDKLNGGLDEVKKVLESGQVTIKLGDLGSAVRVGEKFFQATPAYCSPEQLEHAILGLGAKVNFDIFSLGMTAYYMVTGKESPVSKYLDEAIDLYNGNDVGSALKKVDEAKQVIKLWNIDFPSDLPYELREFIQKSLKSNIDNLSYLLKNL is encoded by the coding sequence ATGGAAAAACCTGCGAATAATAAGCTTTTTATTTCAGCTTTAGTAGCATTCTTAATTCTTATTTCTTACGCTATTATATTCAGAGATCTTTATGCAGTCCCAGGTTTAGTATCGGCAGTAATAAGTATTAAATCTGCATATAATAGGAAATTCTCTAAATATACTTTATTTCTCTCTGCAATAACTAGTGTAATTAGTTTTCCTAGTCCGTTTTATCTAATTTCCGTGTTGGTGGTAATTTATGTATTTTACGAATATTATGCTGGGACTTTAATAGCCGGCATGATAGAGATCGTCCTTATTATAGTTTCCGTCCTATACAAGGTCATCCCACCCTTCACTGTGCCGGAATATATACTAGGGTTAGTTACATCTCTTCCCCTTACTTATTTGACTGTGATGAACTTGAGGGCATATAAAGGAAAAGATTTCACGATAGTAACGTTCAGGGCTAAAGGGCTGCCTAAAGGTTTACCTTGGTTTATAGACTTAAACGGAAATGTTATTCCGACTTCGGACCCCGAGATTAATATAATTAGTGAAGGGGGGTCATGGGTAACTTGCCCAGTGAAAGACTCTAATTCGTTTTATGTCCCCACGAATTATAAGGGCTCGGTAGTAGCTGGGGATTACGTTGAAATAAATTTTAAACAAACACAAGATTCAGATGTTTTAAAGGGTTACGAAGAATGTACAGTAAGTTTTATCCCTTTAAATATACCTAAAGAACTAGAATTCTCTGTAACCGTGAACGGGAATAAATATACTGGGAAAAGTAGAGTGATTGTACCCGTATTCGATCAGCCTTTTGTAAAATGGGAAGTTGAAAAAGTATCCTTTGGAGATGTAATTTTTGAACCTAAGCAGAAGTCGGGGACTGCTCTAAGGGGTAGTGTAGTAGGGATAGAATTTGAGCCTAAAATAGTGAAGAGGGCTTTGGACATTAAGAATTGGGATCCTAAAGTCTGGGTAGGGACAAAACTCTATGGGTATAACGTTGTCGATACCGTAAGCGAGGGTGGTAGCAGTTATGTGCTAAAGGGGGAAAAAGATAACAGATATTACGCTATAAAGATTTTAAAGCCTAGTTTCTCCAGATCGCAAACCGTAGCGTTAAGAGAGTTTACCGATTTATTTAAAGAGTCTAATAACCTAGTTAAGTTAAGTAACGGTAACCCTTATCTAGTTAAGGTATCAGGGATATTTGCCGATGTAAACCAGATAGCCTCAGTGTTAAGGGGTGATACTGAAACTTATTTAAAATATCCCCCAGCAATAGTCACCGAATTTATGAGTGGGGGGACTGCTAAAGAACTATTCGTTAATTATTTCTCGCCATCAAAAGACTGGTATGAAATAGTCAGGATAGTCATAAAGTACACTGCGATCGCGTTAGAATATATGCACTCTAATGGGTATATCCACTTAGACGTTAAACCCCAGAATATCTTCTTCTCAGATAAGTTAAATGGAGGGTTAGACGAGGTGAAAAAGGTGCTAGAGTCGGGGCAGGTCACAATAAAATTAGGGGATTTAGGCTCGGCTGTGAGAGTAGGCGAAAAGTTTTTCCAAGCTACTCCGGCTTATTGTTCTCCTGAACAACTGGAGCACGCAATATTAGGGTTAGGGGCTAAAGTAAATTTCGATATCTTTAGCTTGGGTATGACAGCCTATTATATGGTTACTGGTAAAGAAAGTCCTGTTAGTAAATACTTGGATGAAGCTATAGACCTTTATAACGGTAATGATGTCGGTAGTGCGTTGAAAAAAGTAGACGAGGCTAAACAAGTAATAAAATTATGGAATATAGATTTCCCCTCAGATTTACCTTATGAACTACGTGAGTTTATTCAAAAATCTCTTAAATCTAACATAGACAATCTATCTTATTTATTAAAAAATCTATAA
- a CDS encoding winged helix-turn-helix transcriptional regulator: MKATEKKQLCPVVESIKVFGNERKMIVIYYLFEGGKGFNELEKLTGLNSKSLSITLKELEKAGLIKRIVVSDRPFRVKYELTEKGLELKNVYKELRKWGSKYVLNRRD, from the coding sequence ATGAAAGCAACTGAAAAAAAGCAATTATGCCCAGTAGTAGAATCTATAAAGGTTTTCGGTAACGAAAGAAAAATGATAGTAATATACTACTTATTCGAAGGAGGAAAAGGATTCAACGAGTTAGAAAAATTAACGGGCTTAAATTCCAAGTCACTCTCCATCACTTTGAAAGAACTTGAGAAAGCTGGGCTTATAAAGAGGATTGTAGTCAGTGACAGACCTTTTAGGGTAAAGTACGAACTTACTGAAAAAGGACTTGAATTAAAGAATGTATATAAAGAACTCAGAAAGTGGGGAAGTAAATATGTGTTAAATAGGCGAGACTAG
- a CDS encoding LSM domain-containing protein, giving the protein MAETAHKVLAESLGSTVLVKLKGEKVVRGTLKSYDMHMNLVLENSEEVMNDGSTRKVGTIIIRGDNVILVSPI; this is encoded by the coding sequence TTGGCGGAAACAGCTCACAAGGTTTTAGCTGAGTCTTTAGGCTCTACGGTGTTAGTTAAGCTGAAGGGGGAAAAAGTAGTAAGGGGAACTTTGAAGAGCTATGATATGCACATGAATTTAGTACTTGAGAACTCTGAAGAAGTAATGAATGACGGCAGCACTAGGAAAGTAGGGACCATAATAATTAGAGGAGATAACGTTATTCTAGTCTCGCCTATTTAA
- a CDS encoding family 1 glycosylhydrolase produces MKFGFSTSAFQFEETNTNSDWYEWLKDEVNITSGKVVPYLPYMNYYLTRYMKIHEIAEKLNASIWRFNPSWARLFKDSKRVDDDAVKKYREILKDLKNRGFTVILCLNHFDLPLWVHQPIIARDFLLSKGKLGWYTEDTVKEFLSFSKFVVDNFSEYVDLWCTFNEPNILANFSYLTGIFPPGITSKNAFQKALTNIVTAHNLVYEELKGLKVGIIYNFPYVQGSKEMEENIAYSFLEKVKFDWIGVNYYSRIVYDENGSPKKGYGIFCQPNSVSLEGNPTSDYGWEVYPKGLEEVLKAVNNRFNKPIYVTENGIADSRDFLRPNFLAQHLEAIKNSGIKVEAYLHWSIIDNFEWNFGYEMKFGLYTLDLKPRPSSYLFKEFTEVYSNA; encoded by the coding sequence ATGAAGTTTGGGTTCTCTACATCAGCCTTTCAATTTGAGGAAACTAACACCAATTCAGACTGGTATGAGTGGTTAAAAGACGAAGTTAATATCACATCAGGTAAAGTAGTCCCTTATTTACCTTATATGAACTATTACCTCACTAGGTACATGAAAATACATGAAATAGCAGAAAAATTAAACGCGTCAATCTGGAGGTTTAACCCCAGTTGGGCAAGGTTATTCAAGGACAGTAAAAGAGTAGATGACGATGCAGTAAAAAAATACAGAGAGATTTTAAAAGACTTAAAAAATAGGGGGTTTACGGTAATCCTATGCCTGAACCACTTTGACCTCCCGCTTTGGGTACACCAACCAATAATAGCTAGAGATTTCCTACTGTCCAAGGGAAAATTGGGCTGGTATACTGAAGACACTGTAAAGGAATTCTTATCGTTTTCTAAATTTGTAGTAGATAATTTTTCAGAATACGTAGACTTATGGTGTACGTTTAACGAACCTAACATATTGGCTAATTTCTCGTATTTAACCGGGATCTTCCCACCTGGCATAACGAGTAAGAACGCATTCCAAAAAGCTTTAACAAACATAGTTACAGCCCATAACTTAGTTTATGAAGAACTTAAAGGGCTGAAAGTAGGAATTATCTATAACTTCCCCTATGTTCAGGGTAGCAAAGAAATGGAAGAAAATATAGCATATTCGTTTTTAGAAAAGGTAAAGTTTGATTGGATTGGGGTAAATTATTATTCTAGGATTGTATACGACGAAAACGGAAGCCCGAAGAAAGGTTACGGGATTTTCTGTCAGCCTAATTCAGTGTCTTTGGAGGGTAATCCTACATCTGATTACGGGTGGGAGGTCTATCCTAAAGGACTTGAAGAGGTCCTTAAGGCTGTGAATAACAGGTTTAACAAACCGATTTATGTTACCGAAAACGGTATAGCCGACTCAAGGGACTTCCTGAGACCTAATTTCTTAGCCCAGCACCTAGAGGCTATTAAGAACTCTGGAATTAAAGTCGAGGCTTATCTACATTGGTCTATAATAGATAATTTTGAGTGGAACTTCGGGTATGAAATGAAATTCGGTTTGTATACTTTAGACCTGAAACCCAGGCCTAGCTCGTATTTATTTAAAGAGTTTACTGAGGTATACTCTAATGCGTGA
- a CDS encoding serine/threonine-protein kinase, with translation MTYYNKRLLKASIIDIFASILLLVLFHGVSIVYVVILLASSLFSLLASFNRTITAIPFILSLTVPLALVFFSGNLNLLSIPYLIPVFLILLGLPGLAVPCVWEVIMIAGSLITYELSSFSPTMGQLSLPFLLSSFTTLAFANIVAASGKGYPIVIVQRGIPSGSQWEIEVNGVVKKVNGQKLVLEEKKVEFRVCPSYAQGKYFLPDRTSGVVKEGRKAVISFTPSDTLPYDRYPHCFATFFATGLPSNIQWSINVGGYEYVSSNPSSPILVPILGSKDAQWKAKEIKIGEVIFKPTIENGVINRGDRITINYTSVVEPKKPLQLPSLDKWDPKVWVGNDIYGYNVVSVLGIGGNGYVLKSEKDGVAYAIKVLSMRNDPSQTRIISASSFDDLFRESENLKELSKNPRFVRIYGIYVDINNITSALKGNSEAYFKYPPAIIMEFMEGGTAADLAKTNLVYSPQWPLIVKNIIREISLALNFLHKNGYVHLDVKPQNIFFTKKLGSSPDEVLKVLSVVGNVKLGDLGSAVKVGQRFNQATPAYSPPEQIEAIILGRGASPSMDVFALGITAYYLLTLRNDNPAIAYLNHASDLYISGRINEALNYINQARSALASWRLQLPPNVPQELVTVIYGCVNPDYTKRYTSEQIASILSK, from the coding sequence ATGACCTATTATAACAAAAGGTTATTGAAAGCTTCCATTATCGACATATTTGCGTCAATATTACTCCTGGTTTTATTTCACGGAGTATCTATTGTTTACGTAGTCATTTTACTAGCTTCATCGCTGTTTTCACTCCTAGCCTCTTTCAACAGGACTATTACAGCGATCCCATTTATTCTCTCCTTAACTGTACCCCTAGCTTTAGTGTTTTTTTCAGGCAACCTTAACCTTTTATCCATCCCCTATTTAATACCTGTCTTCCTCATATTACTCGGTTTACCCGGTCTTGCAGTCCCGTGTGTTTGGGAAGTAATTATGATAGCTGGGAGCCTTATAACTTACGAGCTTTCTTCCTTTTCTCCCACTATGGGTCAGCTTTCTTTACCTTTCTTACTCTCTTCTTTTACCACGCTAGCTTTTGCAAATATAGTTGCGGCTTCAGGTAAAGGCTACCCTATTGTAATTGTACAGAGAGGAATACCGAGTGGCTCCCAATGGGAGATCGAGGTCAATGGTGTTGTGAAGAAGGTGAACGGGCAAAAACTAGTGTTAGAGGAGAAGAAGGTCGAGTTCAGGGTCTGTCCGTCATACGCACAAGGGAAGTACTTTCTACCTGACAGGACCAGTGGGGTCGTAAAAGAGGGTAGAAAGGCTGTCATATCATTTACGCCTAGTGACACTTTACCGTACGACAGATACCCTCATTGTTTTGCCACGTTCTTCGCAACAGGACTACCATCAAATATCCAGTGGAGTATAAACGTGGGAGGTTATGAATATGTATCCAGTAATCCTTCATCTCCTATCCTAGTCCCTATACTAGGCTCAAAAGACGCTCAATGGAAAGCTAAAGAAATTAAGATCGGTGAGGTTATCTTTAAACCTACTATTGAAAACGGTGTAATAAACAGGGGGGATAGAATTACTATAAACTACACTAGTGTTGTTGAGCCTAAAAAGCCCCTTCAACTCCCTAGTTTGGATAAGTGGGATCCGAAAGTTTGGGTCGGCAATGATATCTACGGCTATAACGTAGTCTCTGTGCTAGGCATAGGAGGGAACGGATATGTACTGAAGTCGGAAAAAGACGGAGTGGCTTACGCAATTAAGGTCTTAAGTATGAGGAATGACCCTTCGCAGACTAGAATAATCAGTGCTTCGTCTTTCGACGATTTGTTTAGAGAATCAGAGAACCTAAAGGAGCTGTCTAAGAACCCGCGGTTCGTTAGAATTTATGGGATATATGTTGATATAAATAACATAACCTCAGCGTTAAAAGGAAATAGCGAAGCATACTTCAAGTACCCCCCTGCAATTATTATGGAGTTCATGGAAGGGGGAACCGCGGCAGATCTTGCAAAAACAAATCTTGTTTATTCCCCGCAATGGCCGCTGATAGTTAAAAATATCATCAGGGAGATATCGTTAGCACTGAACTTTTTACACAAAAACGGGTATGTCCACCTAGACGTTAAACCCCAGAACATTTTCTTTACCAAGAAATTGGGGAGTTCGCCCGATGAGGTATTGAAAGTCCTTAGTGTTGTAGGTAATGTAAAGTTAGGAGATCTAGGTTCTGCAGTAAAAGTAGGGCAGAGGTTTAATCAAGCTACACCTGCATATAGTCCGCCAGAACAAATAGAGGCAATAATTCTAGGAAGAGGAGCTAGCCCTTCTATGGACGTGTTCGCTCTAGGGATAACCGCTTACTACTTACTCACTCTCCGCAACGATAACCCAGCAATAGCATATCTAAATCATGCGTCAGACCTCTATATAAGTGGTAGGATTAACGAAGCTTTAAATTACATTAACCAAGCTAGGTCGGCACTGGCTTCGTGGCGTCTCCAATTACCTCCTAATGTACCACAGGAGTTGGTTACAGTAATTTACGGCTGTGTAAACCCAGATTATACAAAGAGGTACACGAGTGAGCAGATAGCTAGTATTCTCTCGAAATGA
- a CDS encoding CDGSH iron-sulfur domain-containing protein, producing MPRLVRHDRNVPYQVKASNGEVFYICACGLSKNKPFCDGSHKRTQDESPTELYVYENENRVKISTFYPQH from the coding sequence ATGCCAAGACTGGTAAGACATGACAGGAACGTACCTTATCAAGTAAAGGCAAGTAACGGAGAAGTTTTTTACATATGTGCATGTGGGTTGTCTAAGAATAAACCTTTCTGTGACGGTTCACATAAGAGGACTCAAGACGAAAGTCCCACAGAACTTTATGTATATGAAAACGAGAATAGAGTAAAAATCTCTACCTTTTATCCGCAACATTAA
- a CDS encoding zinc ribbon domain-containing protein: MVKYCNRCGYPNNDEFIYCVRCGNLLMSFPQQTSNTVTFPTPSSQTIKFNQPSLIQCPRCGTNNVPEANFCKKCGFRLNSPLQQYVPDQQTLKVQPQFSPQPTVSYPPQQLPTSTLPQFPMGQQFPVGQGSVNKSVETGKKPSGPRNKKKKILKAVVADVAFIAIALLALSVVLPYFFDIILLPPLYIPPPAKGVTSLTPVQLDSVLGDLNWNLVLKTSNLSLIYSYVMGEKVSLIQGAMAGLLEEYSSGGVNVYSVYINTSSNTIAQDILTYITSNSVYYTSSNTIKCMSLVNGYTVYIARGGNVLEGVTAFGDWVVVVLITFPPQLLYSTPQLNSLISDMEITNTF; the protein is encoded by the coding sequence ATGGTAAAGTATTGCAATAGATGTGGATACCCCAATAATGATGAATTCATTTACTGTGTAAGATGCGGTAATCTTCTCATGAGTTTTCCTCAACAGACTTCTAATACAGTTACGTTTCCGACTCCCTCAAGTCAGACAATTAAGTTCAATCAGCCTAGTTTAATTCAATGCCCAAGATGCGGTACCAATAATGTGCCTGAAGCTAATTTCTGCAAGAAGTGTGGTTTCAGGTTAAATTCTCCTTTACAGCAGTACGTTCCTGACCAACAAACATTAAAGGTTCAGCCTCAGTTCTCCCCTCAACCTACCGTTTCATATCCCCCACAGCAGTTACCGACGAGTACTCTACCACAGTTCCCAATGGGACAGCAATTCCCGGTGGGCCAAGGTAGTGTAAATAAAAGTGTTGAAACGGGTAAAAAACCGTCAGGCCCAAGGAATAAGAAGAAAAAGATTCTGAAGGCTGTAGTGGCCGATGTTGCGTTCATTGCAATAGCGTTATTAGCCCTCTCAGTTGTTTTACCATATTTCTTTGATATAATCCTGCTACCCCCGCTTTATATCCCTCCTCCGGCTAAAGGTGTCACCAGCCTGACACCCGTACAGCTGGACAGTGTTTTAGGGGATCTAAACTGGAACCTAGTGTTGAAGACCAGTAACTTATCCCTGATTTACTCTTATGTTATGGGGGAAAAAGTATCACTAATTCAGGGGGCGATGGCTGGCTTACTGGAAGAGTATAGTAGTGGTGGAGTAAATGTATATTCAGTCTACATTAACACCTCTTCAAACACAATAGCTCAAGATATATTAACCTATATAACATCAAATAGCGTATATTACACCTCTTCAAACACTATTAAATGTATGAGTCTAGTAAACGGTTACACTGTTTATATAGCGAGAGGAGGAAATGTATTAGAAGGCGTTACGGCATTTGGAGATTGGGTTGTCGTAGTCCTTATTACTTTTCCTCCTCAGCTACTATATTCTACCCCTCAGTTAAATTCATTGATAAGTGATATGGAAATTACTAATACATTCTAA
- a CDS encoding cryptochrome/photolyase family protein — protein MKCGFIFRRDLRLYDNTGLVEASYDCDEIIPLFIVDPRQMLHNNYKSEFASSFMINSLVELDAELRDKWGAKLNIFFGNAEEVIKKLDVDAIYVNEDYTPFALERDEKMKENALSRGIKFLSFTDVLLTTKNIKPSKSFSAFYKKAIQYKVREPRDIRDGVNFTVIKDSLDVEFLKSFKKTESPLLKGGRSEGLKLLERKVDFKRRDFPAERNYTMLSPHLKFGTISIREAYYKKRDDQAFIRELYWRDFYTLLAFYNPYVFGHCYKREYDGINWESNEEYFEAWKNGRTGYPIVDAAMRSLNSTGFINGRLRMIVAFFLTKVLFIDWRWGERYFASKLIDYDPAINNGNWQWVASTGTDYIFRVFDPWKQQEKFDPDAKFIKEWVEELRDYPPSIIHKVYEYNIPTYPKPIVDWRERVEYVKRVFSFEQ, from the coding sequence GTGAAATGTGGATTTATTTTCAGGAGAGATTTAAGACTGTATGATAATACGGGTCTGGTAGAAGCGTCTTATGATTGTGATGAAATAATCCCATTATTTATCGTTGATCCAAGGCAAATGCTTCATAATAACTATAAGTCGGAATTTGCTTCTTCGTTTATGATTAACTCTCTAGTAGAACTAGACGCTGAATTGAGAGATAAATGGGGAGCAAAGTTAAACATATTCTTTGGTAATGCAGAGGAGGTAATAAAGAAACTTGATGTGGATGCTATATATGTTAATGAAGATTACACACCTTTTGCTTTAGAAAGAGATGAAAAGATGAAGGAAAACGCTTTATCTAGGGGGATTAAATTCTTATCTTTCACAGACGTTTTATTAACCACAAAAAATATAAAACCATCCAAAAGTTTTTCCGCGTTTTACAAGAAGGCAATTCAATATAAAGTACGTGAGCCTAGGGATATCAGGGATGGAGTTAACTTTACTGTCATAAAAGACAGTCTAGACGTGGAGTTCTTAAAGTCATTTAAAAAAACTGAGTCCCCTTTGCTTAAAGGAGGGCGATCTGAGGGTTTAAAACTGCTAGAGAGGAAAGTAGACTTTAAAAGGAGGGATTTTCCAGCAGAGAGAAATTATACTATGTTATCCCCTCACCTTAAGTTTGGTACAATTTCCATTAGAGAGGCATATTATAAGAAAAGAGATGACCAAGCGTTTATACGAGAACTGTATTGGAGGGATTTTTACACTCTCTTAGCATTTTATAACCCTTATGTGTTTGGCCATTGTTATAAAAGAGAATACGATGGGATAAATTGGGAGAGTAATGAAGAGTATTTTGAAGCATGGAAGAACGGAAGGACCGGGTATCCTATTGTTGATGCTGCAATGAGGTCCTTAAATAGTACCGGTTTTATAAACGGGAGGCTTAGAATGATCGTAGCCTTCTTTCTGACTAAGGTCTTGTTTATAGACTGGAGGTGGGGCGAGAGGTATTTCGCGTCTAAACTTATAGATTATGATCCTGCTATCAATAACGGTAACTGGCAGTGGGTAGCATCTACCGGCACAGATTATATTTTCAGGGTCTTTGACCCTTGGAAACAGCAAGAAAAATTCGACCCTGACGCGAAGTTCATAAAGGAATGGGTGGAAGAGCTTAGAGATTACCCGCCTTCAATAATACATAAAGTTTATGAATATAATATACCAACGTACCCTAAACCTATAGTAGACTGGAGAGAAAGAGTAGAGTATGTAAAAAGAGTTTTTAGCTTTGAACAGTAG
- a CDS encoding RsmB/NOP family class I SAM-dependent RNA methyltransferase codes for MEELLYAKAIRLIIEKKTSPEKAFDLAYKSLKIRGDRKALYQKFLEILKKYYYGTYIFPDRGIEEIVRLVNNEEENVPFKLPSWAETRLKKVCGVSSLNELLNKETWIRVNTLKTDIGSVINTLKDKKVMVEKDSFDFLYRVIETKIRISDLEEFKEGKIVIQDKASIYPVIFLDPKPGEKILEIGSAPGMKTSLIQQLTDNRAYVVAVDISERRIKLQQQLMAKLSVENVELINGDGSHIPIREADKVLIDAPCSNSGTIASDPSIFLRLNKSEMLRLSRLQNKILKEAMRLKKTTVFSTCSLFPEEGERLAEKYEKYLVPIRLNKTNFGYKRSRVWMRVVRFYPNIHHTEGFFISKFNFSL; via the coding sequence ATGGAAGAATTACTATATGCAAAAGCCATCAGGCTCATAATCGAAAAGAAGACGTCACCTGAAAAAGCATTTGACCTTGCTTATAAATCGCTTAAGATAAGAGGAGATAGAAAGGCTTTGTATCAAAAATTCTTAGAAATCTTAAAAAAATACTACTACGGTACTTACATATTTCCTGATAGGGGGATAGAAGAAATAGTAAGATTAGTTAATAATGAAGAGGAAAACGTACCTTTTAAGCTACCCAGCTGGGCTGAAACTAGGTTGAAAAAAGTTTGCGGGGTGTCGTCTCTGAATGAATTATTAAACAAGGAAACCTGGATAAGAGTAAACACACTGAAAACTGATATCGGGAGTGTTATCAACACTCTGAAGGACAAAAAAGTGATGGTCGAGAAAGACTCTTTCGACTTCTTGTACCGAGTCATCGAAACTAAGATAAGGATATCTGACCTTGAAGAGTTCAAAGAAGGTAAGATAGTAATACAAGATAAGGCCAGCATATACCCAGTGATATTCTTAGACCCTAAACCAGGTGAGAAAATACTTGAAATAGGAAGCGCACCAGGTATGAAAACATCCTTAATTCAACAATTGACTGACAACAGAGCATATGTGGTCGCAGTAGATATCTCGGAGAGGAGAATTAAACTCCAACAACAATTAATGGCAAAATTATCGGTAGAAAACGTAGAATTAATAAACGGAGATGGTTCCCATATACCGATCAGAGAGGCAGATAAGGTACTCATTGACGCACCGTGCAGTAATAGCGGGACTATAGCGTCTGATCCGTCAATCTTTTTAAGATTAAATAAAAGTGAAATGCTAAGGCTGTCTCGACTCCAGAACAAAATACTTAAGGAAGCTATGAGACTAAAAAAGACCACTGTCTTCTCTACTTGTTCATTATTCCCGGAAGAAGGTGAGAGGCTAGCTGAGAAATACGAAAAATACTTAGTCCCAATAAGGCTCAATAAAACCAACTTTGGCTATAAGAGGAGTAGAGTGTGGATGAGAGTAGTAAGGTTTTATCCCAACATCCACCATACGGAAGGATTTTTTATATCGAAATTTAACTTTAGCTTATGA
- a CDS encoding DUF4898 domain-containing protein produces MLDIIKDQMVRTIISKFNVTHEISVNTSLVKDWGKFIDFSLPKGVKNIVIILPENYDNEIREQIRNVRGDLSVIVIKSPEIKDKLYVLY; encoded by the coding sequence GTGCTAGATATTATCAAGGACCAAATGGTAAGGACTATTATATCAAAATTTAACGTGACTCATGAGATTTCAGTGAATACGTCTCTAGTTAAAGACTGGGGGAAGTTTATTGATTTCAGCTTACCTAAGGGTGTCAAAAATATAGTTATAATTCTACCAGAGAATTACGACAATGAGATTAGGGAACAGATAAGAAATGTAAGGGGAGACCTTTCTGTAATAGTTATTAAGTCGCCAGAGATCAAAGACAAATTATATGTTTTATATTAA
- a CDS encoding DUF4364 family protein, with the protein MTKKRSTAEIIYSILNACRERTNKTKIMYASALNFAELKKYLDILVKSGYLKEENEGKNSYYVISESGNRLLQILEKYVHLLHEKEELESQLGDVLSKFRE; encoded by the coding sequence ATGACCAAGAAAAGGAGCACAGCTGAAATAATCTATAGTATTTTAAATGCATGCAGAGAAAGGACTAACAAGACAAAGATAATGTACGCCTCTGCATTAAATTTTGCTGAGCTAAAGAAATACCTTGATATACTAGTTAAGAGCGGTTATCTTAAAGAGGAAAATGAAGGAAAAAACTCCTATTATGTCATATCTGAGAGCGGAAACAGGCTACTCCAAATATTAGAAAAGTACGTCCACCTTTTACATGAAAAAGAAGAGCTAGAGTCACAATTAGGGGACGTATTATCCAAATTTAGAGAATAA
- a CDS encoding helix-turn-helix domain-containing protein — MTSKVKFPDGREVDIHEVISFMYGLGMGEIEVLHKLLTRGQKYSADQLSEELKVSKASVNKALNTLLSKGLIEREKIIEDGKKGRPVYIYWANKELVTKKISQDFYKLIVNTRDTLKKTISENKKIMLQVT, encoded by the coding sequence ATGACTAGTAAGGTAAAATTCCCTGATGGAAGAGAAGTAGACATTCATGAAGTAATCTCGTTCATGTACGGCCTAGGTATGGGAGAAATAGAAGTATTACATAAGCTCTTGACCAGAGGCCAGAAGTATTCCGCAGATCAATTATCTGAAGAATTGAAGGTAAGCAAGGCCTCGGTAAATAAGGCACTAAATACATTACTAAGCAAAGGTCTAATAGAAAGAGAAAAAATAATAGAAGATGGAAAGAAAGGAAGACCAGTCTATATATACTGGGCTAATAAAGAGCTAGTAACTAAAAAGATAAGTCAGGACTTTTACAAGCTTATAGTTAACACTAGAGATACATTAAAGAAGACAATCTCAGAAAACAAAAAAATTATGTTACAAGTAACTTAG